Proteins from a single region of Malaclemys terrapin pileata isolate rMalTer1 chromosome 25, rMalTer1.hap1, whole genome shotgun sequence:
- the LOC128829170 gene encoding ribosomal biogenesis protein LAS1L-like, with protein MDVLRRILRRKAPQVALEPEGGSCQHPQTESRPSIPMAWEAAPGHPRRWTCSALLTRRKPAPRAGAERRETTSRPRWRWPKFSLGRQDTAHGRNQARQLWVCFCWKASPQPSRVGQQEASPAQELGDRCPSSSTGDGGESSRSLEAPCNTEAEYSSTAEIPTDQSEKKDLAPEEKAEEDEDRATEGEEEEEDLETEEEEKQEEEVLTTEKEEVEDLAIKEGEDMTTEEEEDLDTVEKEEEENLSAEEEEEEENVSAEEEENLSAEEEEEELSIDEEEDLTTEKEEEEEGKGRGREGRGPGGGTSDHGAKGRREGSGHGAGRGAPA; from the exons ATGGACGTACTGAGGAGGATTCTCAGGAGAAAGGCTCCGCAGGTGGCCCTGGAGCCAGAGGGGGGCAGCTGCCAGCATCCCCAGACAGAGAGCCGCCCCTCCATCCCCATGGCATGGGAAGCAGCTCCTGGCCACCCCAGGAGATGGACCTGCTCGGCCTTGCTCACCAGGAGGAAACCAGCTCCCAGGGCTGGTGCCGAGCGGAGAGAGACGACATCCAGGCCGAGATGGAGGTGGCCCAAGTTCAGTCTGGGCAGGCAGGACACAGCCCACGGGAGGAACCAGGCAAGGCAGCTCTGGGTTTGCTTCTGCTGGAAGGCCAGCCCTCAGCCCAGCCGCGtgggccagcaggaggcatccCCAGCGCAGGAGCTGGGGGATCGCTGCCCCAGCAGCTCAACTGGTGACGGAGGGGAGAGCAGCCGCTCCCTGGAGGCTCCCTGCAACACGGAGGCCGAGTACTCCTCCACTGCAG AGATCCCCACGGACCAGTCAGAGAAGAAGGACCTTGCCCCTGAGGAAAAggcagaggaggatgaagatcGGGCCAcagaaggagaggaagaggaggaagacctagagacagaggaggaggagaagcaggaagaggaagtcctgacCACAGAAAAAGAGGAGGTGGAGGACCTAGCCATAAAAGAGGGGGAGGACATGaccacagaggaggaggaagacctgGACacagtggagaaggaggaggaggagaacttgtctgcagaagaggaagaagaggaggagaacgtgtctgcagaagaggaggaaaatttgtcagcagaagaggaggaggaggagctctccATAGACGAGGAAGAGGACTTGACcacagagaaggaggaggaagaagaaggtaaaggaagaggaagagaaggacgtGGCCCTGGTGGAGGAACATCTGATCATGGAgcaaaaggaagaagagaaggatcTGGCCAtggagcaggaagaggagcaCCTGCCTAA